From one Tachysurus vachellii isolate PV-2020 chromosome 23, HZAU_Pvac_v1, whole genome shotgun sequence genomic stretch:
- the si:dkeyp-34c12.1 gene encoding proteoglycan 4: protein MSSRVHSQSPLENKRLNLIPIGRQLQRTPPNKSQDFQTTRLSEEPANEEKEDSQNVVQDDTTYPSVEEESKSSRRSSITPASAKMGNADPDAFIQGMQGYQWTEADLEFVYQAKQQKRAQQLKQELSEVEKTLQTETQRLELATTSRDQLQSELSKTLSCDSLLQLCKSILSRSRTTDQLDGLGNKALLSLLKLQDVKQAVHEEKSQISRLSREAQELREKEEKALKQRNTSQKKISILQANIDALKVELVELKTQLLEKEATSKAARLCKAQAISDTPKPQEKKDTEMNTSQVPVKGYKVSRKAKPSTKEVLKETAEKKMTAVETDDKDTAEEGKTAPKKKAPKKTTSKKTAKKNSQEEMAPNEMPEQVKPAVETDPEKKLPKPKFSNVGELHEKGRKSSRIAKTSTMASKDTVQNTALKDSKKNEKEATDKEMAEKRETAPKKKALKNTTLKMITKKDLAPEETAPEESFSEVLPPKVKAKPSTKTIKVLKKTALKEMGEKQTAQVETDEKGKTARKVKAPKKAASKNTAEKKMTPHEMPSQVKTLNENVLKEMASKVKAQKMKTSKKSDEVEMALKETASKVKAPEETSPEGTAPKVKASKLKAPKKTISKTVADMKMPAELTVEGTIVTKKITSKVRDLKKTTSKQKDLKEMAMQEMAEDENALKETVLKKGLKEASKKETSVKNKVKKETDPEETASEKVALKEEDEKMTSTKTTRKKTVSKIKASMEIPEKERVMKETVSRKRVSKEKLPKQNAGKSPSEDKNSSNASQAPGRTRKTAKPPESPAENDIKTIRRSKRSTVKNPTPSNTIPEKTTRSRRR from the exons ATGAGTTCAAGAGTCCATTCTCAGTCCCCTTTAGAAAATAAACGCTTAAATCTCATACCTATTGGACGACAGCTCCAGAGAACTCCTCCGAATAAGAGCCAGGACTTCCAAACTACGCGTCTATCAGAAGAACCAGCAAACGAGGAGAAAGAAGACTCTCAG AATGTAGTGCAGGACGACACAACGTACCCCTCTGTGGAAGAGGAGAGTAAGTCATCTCGCAGGTCCAGCATCACGCCAGCCTCTG cGAAGATGGGGAACGCCGACCCTGATGCTTTTATTCAGGGCATGCAGGGCTACCAATGGACTGAAGCAGACCTGGAGTTTGTCTATCAGGCCAAGCAGCAGAAACGAGCTCAACAGCTGAAG CAAGAGTTAAGTGAAGTTGAGAAAACTCTGCAGACCGAGACTCAGAGGTTGGAGCTGGCCACCACCTCTCGAGACCAACTGCAGTCTGAACTGTCTAAG ACTCTATCCTGCGACTCGCTGCTGCAGCTGTGCAAAAGCATCCTGTCCCGTTCTAGAACTACTGATCAGCTGGATGGTTTGGGAAACAAAGCTTTGCTCTCGCTGCTGAAGCTACAGGACGTTAAACAAGCTGTGCATGAAGAAAAGTCCCAGATCAGCCGTCTCTCTCGAGAAGCTCAGGAGCTCAG agaaaaggaggagaaagCCTTGAAGCAAAGAAACACCAGCCAAAAGAAAATCAGCATACTTCAG GCAAACATAGATGCTCTGAAGGTGGAACTTGTAGAGTTGAAGACTCAGCTGTTGGAGAAAGAG GCGACCTCAAAGGCAGCTCGACTGTGTAAAGCCCAGGCAATTTCAGACACTCCTAAACCACAAGAGAAAAAAGATACGGAGATGAACACAAGTCAG GTGCCAGTAAAAGGCTACAAGGTATCCAGAAAGGCTAAACCCTCAACCAAGGAAGTCTTGAAGGAGACAGCTGAGAAGAAAATGACTGCGGTGGAGACGGATGACAAGGACACAGCCGAGGAAGGCAAGACCGCTCCAAAGAAAAAGGCTCCAAAAAAGACGACTTCGAAGAAAACAGCCAAGAAAAATTCCCAAGAGGAAATGGCCCCAAATGAGATGCCAGAACAAGTAAAGCCAGCAGTAGAGACAGACCCAGAGAAGAAGCTCCCAAAGCCAAAGTTTTCAAATGTGGGTGAATTGCACGAGAAAGGGCGAAAGAGTTCCAGAATTGCTAAAACCTCAACCATGGCTTCGAAGGACACCGTCCAAAATACTGCTCTGAAAGATTCAAAAAAGAATGAGAAGGAGGCGACTGACAAGGAAATGGCTGAGAAACGGGAGACAGCCCCAAAGAAAAAGGCCCTAAAAAACACAACTTTAAAAATGATCACCAAGAAGGATTTGGCTCCAGAGGAGACCGCCCCAGAGGAGTCGTTTTCAGAGGTCCTGCCCCCAAAGGTAAAGGCAAAACCATCAACCAAAACCATCAAGGTCTTAAAGAAGACAGCTCTGAAAGAGATGGGTGAGAAGCAAACAGCTCAGGTTGAGACAGATGAGAAAGGTAAAACAGCCCGAAAGGTAAAGGCCCCAAAAAAGGCGGCTTCAAAGAATACTGCTGAGAAGAAAATGACCCCACATGAGATGCCCTCACAAGTAAAGACCCTGAATGAAAATGTCTTAAAGGAGATGGCCTCAAAGGTTAAAGCCCAAAAGATGAAGACTTCAAAGAAATCTGATGAGGTGGAGATGGCCCTGAAGGAGACAGCCTCGAAGGTTAAGGCCCCAGAGGAAACGTCACCGGAGGGGACTGCCCCAAAAGTAAAGGCATCAAAGCTAAAAGCCCCAAAGAAGACAATTTCAAAGACAGTTGCTGACATGAAGATGCCTGCAGAATTGACCGTTGAGGGGACAATTGTTACTAAGAAGATAACCTCGAAAGTAAGGGACCTGAAGAAGACAACCTCAAAACAGAAAGACCTGAAGGAGATGGCCATGCAGGAGATGGCTGAGGATGAGAATGCCCTGAAGGAGACTGTTTTGAAGAAGGGCCTGAAAGAGGCATCTAAAAAGGAGACATCTGTGAAAAACAAGGTTAAAAAGGAAACCGATCCAGAGGAGACTGCTTCAGAAAAGGTGGCCCTTAAGGAAGAGGATGAGAAGATGACTTCAACGAAAACAACCCGAAAGAAAACAGTCTCAAAAATAAAGGCCTCAATGGAAAtacctgagaaagaaagagtgatgAAAGAGACAGTTTCGAGGAAAAGGGTCTCAAAAGAAAAATTGCCCAAGCAGAATGCTGGGAAGAGCCCAAGTGAAGATAAG AATTCCTCAAATGCATCACAGGCACCAGGAAGAACCCGAAAGACTGCCAAGCCTCCAGAATCTCCAGCAGAGAATGATATTAAAACAATACGTCGCTCGAAAAGGAGCACCGTAAAGAATCCGACTCCGAGCAACACGATCCCCGAGAAAACAACCCGCTCTAGGCGGAGATGA